TAGCATTCTCTTTTACTATGTTTATAAAGAGCATAATTGAGATTCAAAATTTCGCTGCAGCACACTTGAAAAGCAAATATGTTGAAACAAGTGCAGGGTTTTAGTATCTTTTATCTTTACTCAACCTTACATATATAGGATTAATCAAGGGAAAGAATAGAAAGAGTGAAAAATATTCGATAATCAATCCTAGATTAAAATGATTATAAAAAGGTATTGACTATAATAATAGCTCGTGTATAATAAAGTATGTAATCAATAGTTATTACTAGTTTATAATAATACTAATAATCATTATCGAATAGTAAATAACGGTGATTGCATTAAAAATAATACATACAAGCATAAGCTTGTGAAATACATTGTACAAGGAGAGGTTTTGACATGGCAGAACGTATGGTAGGAAAACAAGCACCACGCTTCGAAATGGAAGCTGTACTTGCAAATAAGGAATTTGGAAAAGTAAGTTTAGAAGAAAATATGAAAAATGGTAAATGGACAGTATTATTCTTCTATCCAATGGACTTCACATTCGTATGTCCGACAGAAATTACAGCTCTATCAGATCACTACGAAGAGTTTGAAGATCTAGACGCTGAAGTTGTAGGTGTTTCTACGGATACAATTCATACTCACTTAGCTTGGATTAACACAGATCGTAAAGATAATGGACTGGGAGATTTGAATTATCCATTAGCTGCAGATCCAACTCATGCAGTGGCACGTGATTACGGCGTGTTAATTGAAGAAGAAGGTGTAGCGCTTCGCGGATTATTTATTATTAATCCAGAAGGTGAATTACAATACGCAGTTGTAAACCATAACAACATCGGTCGCAGCGTAGAAGAAACATTACGTGTACTTCAAGCACTTCAAACGGGCGGACTTTGCCCAGCTAACTGGAAACCAGGTCAAAAAACACTTTAATAAACAGCGGTGGAGTAGAGGAGAAATCCCTCTACTGCTACCATTAAAATAGAGAAGATAGTTTTCTAACTAGAAAAGACGGAATATTCAGTTTTATTAATAAGGAGGAGGATTTTAAGATGAAATTACGTGAACAAATGCCTGAATTAACTGGAGCAACATCTTGGATTAACGACG
This sequence is a window from Priestia aryabhattai. Protein-coding genes within it:
- a CDS encoding peroxiredoxin; its protein translation is MAERMVGKQAPRFEMEAVLANKEFGKVSLEENMKNGKWTVLFFYPMDFTFVCPTEITALSDHYEEFEDLDAEVVGVSTDTIHTHLAWINTDRKDNGLGDLNYPLAADPTHAVARDYGVLIEEEGVALRGLFIINPEGELQYAVVNHNNIGRSVEETLRVLQALQTGGLCPANWKPGQKTL